From the Nodularia sp. NIES-3585 genome, one window contains:
- a CDS encoding alpha/beta hydrolase yields the protein MKKIGKYLSLGLLSTFLTATPGLGAERISFFYPPYGEFSLSVDSLEVFAKEGKITDEFAFYASRANPQQLAQLRELLLEQFDVTPTLVSQVTYSPIGEDLMQRLGGLLLTESRQNGFYALRGALILAAADPEGLTVVNLLRQFPSRTMRLNFTEGLKLVDDLLQVFQKRDEVVAWIQQEAIARTATVDSLNTKVANTTTDFEQQPDLRSPGSFTWRRSELILRDQSRNRTIPTHIYLPAATSSTSPEAPSAPFPLIVISHGVASDRSSFAYLAEHLASYGFAVAVLEHPGSNAERVERYLTGLAGPLEAEEFINRPLDITFLLDELERREKSNPELQGKLNLGQVGAIGHSFGGYTVLNLAGANINFEQLQQDCGDNISAFNLSLFLQCQVTELEAKDYQLQDERIKAVLAINPLSSSIFGESEMSQIQVPVMLVASSQDIATPIVYEQVRPFTWLTTPDKYLVLIENATHFSAIAEPTPGNDVLPIPPALLGPNPAPAYGYLKMLNVAFWQTHLLNRPEYASYLQPSYAQYLSQAPLNLSLLKSLSAEQLNQALNP from the coding sequence ATGAAAAAAATTGGTAAATACTTAAGCTTAGGTCTACTCTCTACGTTTCTGACCGCTACTCCCGGACTGGGGGCTGAACGTATTAGCTTTTTTTATCCTCCCTATGGCGAGTTCTCCCTCAGTGTTGACTCTTTAGAAGTATTTGCGAAAGAAGGCAAAATTACTGATGAATTTGCGTTTTATGCTAGTCGTGCTAATCCTCAACAACTCGCTCAATTACGAGAGTTGCTCCTGGAGCAATTTGATGTCACTCCTACGCTAGTGTCTCAGGTTACTTACTCACCCATTGGTGAAGACCTGATGCAACGTTTAGGGGGCTTACTGCTGACTGAATCTAGACAAAATGGCTTTTATGCCCTCAGAGGTGCTTTGATATTGGCTGCTGCTGATCCAGAAGGTTTAACTGTGGTGAATTTGCTGCGTCAGTTTCCTTCCCGGACAATGCGGCTAAATTTTACAGAGGGGCTAAAGTTGGTCGATGATTTGTTGCAAGTATTCCAGAAGAGGGATGAAGTTGTGGCTTGGATTCAACAAGAAGCGATCGCTAGGACTGCGACCGTAGATTCACTTAATACAAAAGTTGCTAATACTACCACCGACTTTGAACAACAGCCAGATTTGCGATCGCCTGGTTCATTTACTTGGCGCAGAAGTGAGTTAATTCTCAGGGATCAGTCTCGCAACCGCACCATCCCCACGCATATTTATTTGCCAGCAGCAACATCATCAACTAGCCCAGAAGCACCCTCAGCGCCCTTTCCTCTAATTGTGATTTCTCATGGTGTTGCTTCAGATCGTTCTTCTTTTGCCTATTTAGCCGAACATTTAGCGTCCTACGGTTTTGCAGTGGCTGTCTTAGAACATCCTGGTAGTAATGCTGAACGCGTTGAACGTTACCTCACAGGTTTAGCTGGGCCATTAGAAGCAGAAGAATTTATTAACCGACCTTTGGATATTACCTTTCTTTTGGATGAACTTGAGCGCCGGGAAAAATCAAATCCTGAACTCCAAGGAAAACTCAATCTTGGGCAAGTTGGGGCAATTGGGCATTCTTTTGGTGGTTACACTGTGTTAAATTTGGCAGGAGCAAATATTAACTTTGAACAACTGCAACAAGACTGTGGTGACAATATTTCCGCTTTTAATTTGTCGCTGTTTTTGCAGTGTCAAGTCACAGAGTTAGAAGCCAAAGATTACCAACTCCAAGATGAGCGGATTAAAGCAGTATTGGCGATTAATCCTTTATCTAGCTCAATTTTTGGGGAAAGTGAAATGAGTCAAATTCAAGTTCCTGTGATGCTAGTAGCCAGTAGTCAGGATATTGCTACCCCAATCGTATATGAGCAGGTTCGCCCGTTTACTTGGCTGACTACTCCTGATAAGTATTTGGTATTAATTGAAAACGCTACTCATTTTAGTGCGATCGCAGAACCAACTCCAGGAAACGACGTGTTACCCATACCACCCGCTTTATTGGGGCCGAACCCTGCACCAGCCTATGGTTATCTGAAAATGCTGAATGTGGCTTTCTGGCAAACACATCTACTCAACCGTCCTGAATACGCCTCTTATTTACAACCATCTTATGCCCAATATCTCAGCCAAGCTCCCTTAAATCTCAGTTTGTTAAAGTCGTTATCAGCAGAGCAATTGAATCAAGCATTAAATCCCTAA
- a CDS encoding DUF2382 domain-containing protein gives MANNFRKVNYKTSIDILLETLKNKVQDFSVTDKQGQLVGKVKDLIFDANRRLNLVISQQPNQRFIEDSTPDVNSRRLILLLSQKIRKIDNCVQSILLDIDKSEIERMPEYIESETPNSQKSLAKLTETNMNTPMNRNQVEIANSTEVKEEIIVHLLEERLIADNKKRKIGEVIVRKEIETQMIQLPVRREKLIVEQVGAENKQLAEIDLSEGEIYGVEFMADERPEETILDGHLTVSGKFSSPKIASLLLNAIALEKHHGCQQVKITIAVTDESLGEKYQAWFNRCSKGQKPQA, from the coding sequence ATGGCGAATAATTTTAGAAAAGTCAACTATAAAACTAGTATCGACATTTTACTAGAAACACTGAAAAATAAAGTACAAGATTTTTCTGTCACTGATAAGCAAGGTCAATTAGTTGGGAAGGTCAAAGATTTAATTTTCGATGCTAATCGTCGGCTTAATTTAGTTATATCTCAACAGCCGAACCAAAGGTTTATCGAAGATAGTACACCGGATGTAAATTCACGTCGTTTAATTTTATTATTGAGTCAAAAAATCAGAAAAATTGATAATTGTGTTCAATCTATTCTTCTAGATATAGACAAATCAGAAATAGAGCGTATGCCTGAATACATAGAATCAGAAACACCCAATAGTCAAAAGTCATTAGCTAAATTAACTGAAACAAATATGAATACCCCCATGAATAGAAATCAAGTCGAAATAGCTAATTCTACTGAGGTTAAGGAAGAAATTATTGTTCATTTACTAGAGGAACGACTGATAGCTGATAACAAAAAGCGGAAAATTGGTGAGGTGATTGTTCGCAAAGAAATTGAAACTCAAATGATACAATTACCTGTCCGGCGGGAAAAATTAATTGTGGAACAAGTTGGGGCAGAAAATAAACAACTTGCCGAAATTGATTTGAGTGAAGGTGAAATTTATGGTGTTGAGTTTATGGCAGATGAAAGACCTGAAGAGACAATTCTAGATGGTCATTTAACAGTCAGTGGTAAGTTTAGTTCACCGAAAATTGCTAGTTTACTTTTAAATGCGATCGCTCTGGAAAAACATCATGGCTGTCAGCAGGTGAAAATTACAATTGCTGTTACAGATGAGTCACTTGGGGAAAAATATCAGGCGTGGTTTAACCGCTGTTCTAAAGGTCAAAAACCTCAAGCATAA
- a CDS encoding DUF2382 domain-containing protein, with protein MALHKLADFAPNYRETFQGNDLKGLSVYTDRANEKIGTVTDVLVDEEGHFRYLVVDLGFWIFGKKVLLPIGRSRIDYDANRIYAIGMSREQAEVLPKFEEGRTLDYDYEEEVRNVYRDKKYDTRSVEESTRTGTTKPSYSRDSYTYEKEPDLYRLNQQDHQTLRLYEERLVAHKRREKTGEVSIGKHVESETARVSVPIEKEHVVIERVIPDDAGKVVSSNEANFREGEVARVEIYEETPEIHKEAVLREEIRVKKVVEQETVETQGTVRREELDVNAPNLPVEER; from the coding sequence ATGGCTCTTCACAAATTAGCAGATTTTGCTCCAAATTACCGCGAAACGTTTCAAGGGAATGACCTGAAAGGACTAAGTGTTTACACAGACAGAGCTAATGAAAAGATTGGTACAGTTACCGATGTTTTAGTCGATGAGGAAGGACATTTTCGCTATCTAGTCGTTGATTTAGGTTTTTGGATATTTGGTAAAAAAGTCTTACTACCAATTGGACGTTCTCGCATTGACTATGATGCTAATCGCATCTACGCCATTGGTATGAGTAGAGAACAAGCTGAAGTTTTACCGAAATTTGAAGAAGGTAGAACACTTGATTATGATTATGAAGAAGAGGTACGTAACGTTTATCGCGATAAGAAGTATGACACCAGAAGTGTAGAAGAATCAACCCGGACGGGAACGACTAAACCAAGTTACAGCCGTGATTCTTATACTTACGAAAAAGAACCTGATTTGTACAGGCTAAATCAGCAAGACCATCAAACCTTACGGTTGTATGAAGAACGGCTAGTTGCTCACAAAAGACGCGAAAAAACTGGAGAAGTATCAATTGGTAAGCACGTTGAAAGTGAAACTGCAAGAGTTTCTGTACCGATAGAAAAAGAACACGTTGTGATTGAGCGTGTTATTCCAGATGATGCAGGTAAGGTTGTTTCTAGTAATGAAGCTAACTTTCGTGAGGGCGAAGTTGCTCGTGTAGAAATCTATGAAGAAACACCTGAAATTCACAAGGAAGCAGTTTTGCGTGAAGAAATTAGAGTGAAAAAGGTTGTAGAGCAAGAAACAGTTGAAACTCAAGGAACTGTAAGACGTGAAGAGTTAGATGTGAATGCTCCTAATCTTCCAGTTGAGGAGCGCTAA
- a CDS encoding DUF2382 domain-containing protein, whose product MPLYKLEHFDPNYRETFGGDDVKALELYTEGGVRIGSVADALVDQGGRFRYLVIDTSLDSISKKILLPIGLSHINYPAKRVYVDGLSKEQVERLPEYRESMTVDENYEKEVRLVFRPESRDGADDQEISIYEREPDLYTLNEQYHQTLRLYEERLIANKHRVKTGEVSVGKHIETQTARVTVPVKKERVLIERIPPKETGIVVDPNAHKFQEGEVTRIELYEETPEIRKEAFVREEVRVKKVVDRQTVEAQDTIRREQLDIDTTGELHVDETGTRREEAV is encoded by the coding sequence ATGCCTCTTTACAAACTCGAACATTTTGACCCTAACTATCGAGAAACCTTTGGTGGTGATGATGTGAAAGCTTTAGAGCTTTATACCGAAGGAGGAGTAAGAATTGGCTCTGTGGCTGATGCTTTAGTTGACCAAGGTGGACGTTTTCGGTATTTAGTTATTGACACCAGCTTAGACTCTATTAGTAAGAAGATATTACTACCAATAGGGCTTTCTCACATCAATTATCCTGCCAAACGTGTTTATGTTGATGGACTGAGCAAAGAACAAGTAGAGCGGTTACCTGAATATCGAGAAAGCATGACCGTTGATGAAAATTATGAAAAAGAAGTTCGCCTAGTTTTTCGTCCTGAAAGCAGAGATGGTGCTGATGACCAGGAGATATCTATTTACGAAAGAGAACCAGATTTATATACTTTAAATGAACAATATCATCAAACTCTCAGGTTGTATGAAGAACGATTGATTGCTAATAAGCATCGCGTCAAAACTGGGGAAGTATCAGTTGGTAAGCACATTGAAACACAAACTGCACGAGTTACAGTCCCTGTGAAAAAAGAACGTGTTTTGATTGAACGAATTCCGCCCAAGGAAACAGGAATAGTTGTAGATCCCAATGCACACAAATTTCAAGAAGGGGAAGTAACACGTATAGAGTTGTACGAAGAAACGCCTGAAATTCGCAAAGAAGCGTTTGTGCGCGAAGAAGTTAGAGTGAAAAAAGTGGTAGACCGGCAGACAGTAGAAGCACAAGACACAATTCGTCGAGAACAGTTAGATATTGATACTACAGGCGAATTGCACGTGGATGAGACTGGGACAAGAAGAGAAGAAGCAGTTTAA
- a CDS encoding DUF4870 domain-containing protein: MQLEYDPDKRKLLSSVSHGAIFFSTTLFSIGVPIVITFISDDPVVKSNAKESINFHFNVWFWATIIGVPMGILSFLTFGLGGILFFPVVALGFALHWGLTIWALLHCFSQPDQPFRYPFIFRLF, from the coding sequence ATGCAACTTGAATATGATCCTGATAAGCGTAAATTGCTATCATCTGTGTCTCACGGGGCGATTTTCTTTAGCACAACATTATTCTCTATTGGGGTTCCAATTGTCATTACCTTCATTTCTGACGACCCAGTTGTGAAAAGCAACGCTAAAGAATCGATTAATTTTCACTTCAATGTTTGGTTCTGGGCAACTATAATTGGCGTTCCCATGGGGATTCTATCTTTCCTCACCTTTGGCTTGGGGGGCATTTTATTCTTTCCCGTGGTGGCGTTGGGTTTCGCTCTACACTGGGGATTAACAATTTGGGCGCTGTTGCATTGTTTCAGCCAGCCAGATCAACCATTCCGTTATCCGTTTATTTTTCGACTTTTCTAA
- a CDS encoding ABC transporter ATP-binding protein, with protein MKLETQVDHQLSANNLTLGYDGITIVKKLDLTIQKGKITALVGANGCGKSTLLRGLARLLKPHGGTVCLDTADLFKLSTKDVAKKLGILAQGPVAPEGLTVRDLVACGRFPYQNWMQQWTKEDERFVDMALETTRMREFAERELDTLSGGQRQRAWIAMALAQNTDILLLDEPTTFLDLAHQIEVLDLLWELNQNHGRTLVMVLHDLNQACRYADYLVAVKHGKIHSYGTPEEVMSKTTVQEVFGLDSQIVTDPVSGTPMCIPISRIRCS; from the coding sequence ATGAAATTAGAGACTCAGGTTGATCATCAACTATCAGCTAATAATTTAACCCTCGGTTACGATGGCATAACTATAGTCAAAAAATTAGATTTGACTATCCAAAAAGGAAAAATTACTGCCTTGGTTGGTGCCAATGGTTGCGGTAAGTCTACACTTTTACGGGGGTTGGCAAGGTTGTTAAAACCCCATGGAGGTACAGTTTGTTTAGATACAGCAGATTTATTTAAGTTATCCACAAAAGATGTGGCTAAAAAGTTAGGAATTTTGGCTCAAGGACCAGTTGCACCAGAAGGTTTAACAGTCAGAGATTTAGTGGCTTGTGGACGATTTCCTTATCAAAATTGGATGCAGCAGTGGACTAAAGAAGATGAACGCTTTGTAGACATGGCCTTAGAAACTACTAGAATGAGGGAATTTGCTGAACGTGAGTTAGATACCCTTTCCGGTGGACAGCGACAACGGGCTTGGATTGCAATGGCACTAGCTCAGAATACAGATATATTACTATTAGATGAACCGACAACTTTTTTAGATTTAGCACATCAAATTGAAGTTTTAGATTTGCTTTGGGAATTAAACCAAAATCATGGTAGAACTTTAGTAATGGTTTTACATGATTTAAATCAAGCTTGTCGTTATGCAGATTATTTGGTGGCGGTAAAGCATGGTAAGATTCATAGTTATGGTACACCAGAAGAGGTGATGAGTAAAACCACTGTACAGGAAGTATTTGGGTTAGATTCGCAGATTGTTACAGACCCTGTTTCTGGGACACCAATGTGTATCCCTATTAGTCGGATACGGTGTTCTTAA
- a CDS encoding iron ABC transporter permease — MKNNSLIFRSKTLPISFRLQKRVPIVLLILVIITLVTMVISTSIGEYPTPPLAVIKTVLGIDTGYPEYAFVIKTLRLPRTLTAGLVGMALAISGTIMQGITRNPLADPGIIGINAGAGLAAVTFIVLFPNLPVGTLPLAAFGGALAAAVIIYLLAWDSGTHPIRLILIGVGISAFTGAFTSLLVTFGEINNVSQALVWLAGSLYGRSWEQLVALLPWLIVFIPLALASAPQLNALALGDELAKGLGSRVEWQRSFLILISAALSGAAVATAGTIGFVGLIAPHVARQLVGGNHQGLIPVSAIWGAMLVVVADLLGRIVFAPVELPCGIVTAIIGAPYFIYLLVKTRKK; from the coding sequence ATGAAGAATAACAGCTTAATTTTCCGTTCCAAAACATTGCCGATTTCTTTCCGCCTGCAAAAACGTGTTCCCATTGTTTTACTGATCCTAGTAATCATCACTTTGGTAACAATGGTGATTAGCACTTCCATCGGCGAATATCCCACACCACCCCTAGCTGTAATTAAAACAGTTTTGGGCATAGATACGGGGTATCCTGAATATGCTTTTGTGATCAAAACCCTGAGATTACCAAGAACTTTAACAGCCGGACTTGTGGGCATGGCCTTAGCAATTTCCGGCACAATTATGCAAGGCATCACCAGAAATCCTTTAGCTGACCCTGGTATTATTGGGATTAATGCAGGTGCTGGACTAGCCGCTGTAACCTTCATTGTCCTGTTTCCCAATTTACCCGTAGGAACTTTACCTCTAGCCGCCTTTGGTGGTGCTTTAGCTGCTGCTGTGATCATTTACCTACTAGCCTGGGATAGTGGTACTCATCCCATTCGCCTAATTTTAATTGGTGTAGGAATTTCTGCTTTCACTGGTGCTTTTACTAGCCTATTGGTGACATTTGGCGAGATTAATAATGTTAGTCAAGCTTTAGTTTGGCTAGCTGGTAGTCTTTATGGCCGCAGTTGGGAACAACTAGTAGCTTTATTACCTTGGTTAATCGTATTTATTCCTTTAGCTTTAGCCAGCGCACCACAATTAAACGCATTAGCTTTGGGAGATGAACTAGCAAAAGGTTTAGGAAGTCGAGTCGAGTGGCAACGCAGTTTTTTAATATTAATTAGTGCCGCACTTTCTGGTGCAGCCGTAGCCACGGCTGGGACGATTGGTTTTGTGGGATTAATTGCTCCTCACGTCGCCCGTCAGTTAGTAGGTGGTAATCATCAAGGGTTAATTCCTGTATCAGCGATATGGGGCGCGATGCTTGTAGTTGTCGCTGATTTGTTGGGCAGAATTGTTTTCGCCCCCGTGGAACTTCCTTGTGGAATTGTGACTGCGATAATTGGCGCTCCTTACTTTATATATCTATTAGTAAAAACTCGAAAAAAATGA
- a CDS encoding iron ABC transporter permease, with translation MSKSNFSLNRGFLQSLSLPIGGLILGALILLICLIFSVTLGAAEIPLHTIYTALTDFDGSKDHLIILTVRLPRSLLAVMVGAAISVSGALMQGISRNSLADPGILGINAGASLAVVIAIFIFGTSAPSVYIWYAFAGAGITAISVYFLASLGRSGITPLNLTIAGAAISALLASLITTILIVSQRTLEEIRFWLAGSLAGADASLIGQVLPYICIGLILAFLLGRQITILSLGEDIAQGLGQQTLWIKIAAAISVFLLQGSAVAVAGGIGFIGLVVPHMVRFFVGVDYRWILPYSALFGSILLLSSDIFARLIIRPQEIPVGIMTGLLGAPFFIYLAKNKIKK, from the coding sequence ATGAGTAAATCAAATTTTTCTTTAAACCGAGGATTTTTACAGTCCCTAAGTTTACCCATTGGGGGTTTAATTTTAGGAGCGCTAATTCTCCTAATATGCCTAATTTTCAGCGTTACTCTGGGCGCAGCAGAGATACCCTTGCATACAATTTATACAGCCTTAACTGACTTTGATGGCTCTAAAGACCATTTAATTATTCTTACAGTCAGACTACCGCGATCGCTCCTCGCTGTCATGGTCGGTGCAGCAATCTCCGTATCTGGCGCACTGATGCAAGGTATAAGCCGTAACTCATTAGCCGATCCAGGCATCTTAGGAATTAATGCCGGTGCATCCTTGGCTGTTGTCATCGCCATCTTTATCTTTGGTACATCTGCACCCAGTGTTTATATTTGGTATGCCTTCGCAGGCGCAGGAATTACCGCCATTAGTGTTTATTTTTTAGCTTCCCTTGGTCGCAGTGGGATAACGCCACTCAATCTCACTATCGCCGGCGCAGCTATTAGCGCCTTACTTGCATCACTGATTACTACTATTTTAATCGTCAGTCAACGCACATTAGAAGAAATTCGTTTTTGGTTAGCAGGGTCCTTAGCAGGTGCTGATGCCAGTCTCATTGGTCAAGTATTGCCTTATATCTGTATTGGCTTAATCTTGGCATTCCTTTTAGGAAGGCAAATCACCATTCTCAGTCTAGGAGAAGATATCGCCCAAGGATTAGGTCAACAAACTCTCTGGATAAAAATTGCAGCTGCCATTAGTGTTTTTTTGCTTCAAGGTAGTGCAGTAGCAGTTGCTGGTGGTATTGGCTTTATTGGTTTAGTTGTTCCCCACATGGTTCGCTTCTTTGTTGGGGTAGATTACCGATGGATTTTACCTTATAGCGCCCTTTTTGGCTCAATTCTCCTGTTAAGTTCAGATATATTTGCCAGATTGATAATTCGACCCCAAGAAATCCCCGTAGGGATTATGACAGGCTTATTGGGTGCGCCATTCTTCATTTATCTAGCCAAAAATAAAATCAAAAAATGA
- a CDS encoding alpha/beta fold hydrolase: MSDLFDVLWLNASPTLKRFDQPLLQHLSGYMQVAQWEYQQTRDEASSIDQAVLLLHEFLASYPDAVHLCGHGLSGAIALSYARRYPEKVRSLTLLAVGSQPANTWHAHYYFQRQMFTISREQVLANCVRSLFGKQPCHTTKKLITALDKDLERSPSPHSLFKLVYLPKGGVSMPMLVCGSKTDSVVNAPALDDWRNWLKPEDKLWQFPQGYHFFHYFHPQEVGEQILNFWGCDKRRSLAISAQPSTTSIY; encoded by the coding sequence ATGTCTGATTTATTCGATGTTCTTTGGTTAAATGCTAGTCCCACTTTGAAGCGTTTTGACCAACCTTTACTTCAACACCTGTCTGGGTATATGCAAGTCGCCCAGTGGGAATATCAACAAACAAGGGATGAAGCCAGTTCTATAGATCAAGCTGTGCTATTGCTGCATGAATTTTTAGCTTCTTACCCGGATGCGGTGCATTTATGTGGTCATGGACTTAGTGGTGCGATCGCTTTATCTTATGCTAGACGTTATCCTGAAAAGGTGCGATCGCTGACTCTGTTAGCTGTAGGATCTCAACCGGCTAATACTTGGCACGCTCATTATTACTTTCAACGACAAATGTTTACAATTAGCCGTGAACAAGTTTTAGCCAATTGTGTTCGCAGTCTGTTTGGTAAACAACCATGTCACACCACTAAAAAACTAATCACGGCTTTAGATAAGGATTTAGAGCGATCGCCTTCACCCCATTCTCTTTTTAAACTGGTTTATTTACCCAAGGGAGGCGTTTCTATGCCGATGCTGGTCTGCGGTAGTAAGACTGATTCAGTTGTTAATGCACCTGCTTTAGATGACTGGCGCAATTGGTTAAAACCGGAAGATAAACTTTGGCAATTTCCCCAAGGTTATCATTTCTTTCACTATTTTCACCCCCAAGAAGTTGGTGAGCAAATTTTAAATTTTTGGGGCTGTGACAAGAGGCGATCGCTCGCAATATCTGCACAGCCTTCCACTACTTCCATATATTAA
- a CDS encoding type II toxin-antitoxin system HigA family antitoxin — translation MKNEEMLYHHNSYMELLTSFPPRPIKHEEDLEKIQAVVDNLLDKRELTEEEEDYLHLLGMLIYEYEEKQDLVPDIYGVELLKVLIAELNLKQKDLVPIFKTESIVSDVLKGKRKLTVEHIQKLAEFFNVSPAVFFPEHPSDRDFLEVA, via the coding sequence ATGAAAAATGAAGAAATGTTATATCATCACAACAGTTACATGGAATTACTTACATCTTTCCCCCCACGCCCCATAAAACATGAAGAAGATTTAGAAAAGATTCAAGCAGTGGTCGATAATCTACTTGATAAAAGGGAACTAACGGAGGAAGAAGAAGACTATTTGCATTTACTGGGAATGTTAATTTATGAATACGAAGAAAAACAGGATTTAGTTCCAGATATTTATGGGGTAGAACTTCTTAAAGTTTTAATTGCGGAATTGAATCTAAAACAAAAGGATTTAGTTCCTATTTTTAAAACGGAGTCAATTGTTTCTGATGTACTTAAAGGCAAGCGTAAATTAACGGTTGAACACATTCAAAAGCTTGCCGAATTTTTCAATGTTTCACCTGCTGTATTCTTCCCGGAACATCCATCAGATAGAGATTTTTTAGAAGTAGCTTAG
- the gap gene encoding type I glyceraldehyde-3-phosphate dehydrogenase, protein MTKLKVGINGFGRIGRLVLRAGINNPNIEFVGINDLVPPDNLAYLFKYDSTHGQLRSKVEAKPDGILIDGHFIPCLSVRNPAELPWGKLGADYVVESTGLFTDYDGAAKHLQAGARRVIISAPTKEPDKVQTLLMGVNHQLFDPAKDVIVSNASCTTNCLAPIAKVINDHFGLTEGLMTTVHAMTATQPTVDGPSRKDWRGGRGASQNIIPSSTGAAKAVALVLPELKGKLTGMAFRVPTPDVSVVDLTFKTAKATSYQDICAAMKQAAEGALAGILGYTDEAVVSTDFQGDTHSSIFDAGAGIELNSNFFKVVAWYDNEWGYSNRVLDLMLSMSAKE, encoded by the coding sequence TTGACTAAACTAAAAGTTGGTATCAATGGCTTTGGTCGGATTGGGCGACTTGTGCTGCGTGCTGGCATAAATAACCCCAATATCGAGTTTGTGGGGATTAATGACCTCGTACCACCAGATAACTTAGCTTATCTATTTAAGTACGATTCTACTCACGGTCAGTTGAGAAGTAAAGTTGAAGCCAAGCCTGATGGTATCCTCATTGATGGGCATTTTATCCCTTGTCTGTCGGTGAGAAATCCGGCGGAATTACCTTGGGGTAAATTAGGTGCAGATTATGTTGTCGAATCTACAGGACTGTTCACCGATTATGACGGAGCAGCAAAACACCTGCAAGCTGGTGCAAGGCGAGTTATAATTTCTGCTCCCACAAAAGAGCCAGATAAAGTGCAGACTTTGTTAATGGGTGTGAATCATCAGCTATTTGACCCAGCCAAAGATGTGATTGTCTCTAATGCTAGTTGTACAACAAACTGTCTCGCTCCCATAGCGAAGGTGATCAATGATCACTTCGGACTGACCGAAGGGTTGATGACTACGGTTCACGCCATGACTGCGACTCAGCCAACTGTAGATGGTCCTAGCAGGAAAGATTGGCGGGGTGGACGAGGTGCATCTCAAAATATTATTCCCTCTTCCACTGGGGCAGCAAAAGCGGTAGCATTAGTTTTGCCAGAATTAAAAGGTAAGTTAACTGGTATGGCTTTCCGGGTTCCCACTCCCGATGTTTCTGTGGTTGATTTAACTTTTAAAACTGCTAAGGCTACCAGTTATCAGGACATTTGCGCGGCGATGAAGCAAGCTGCTGAAGGTGCATTAGCGGGGATATTGGGCTATACAGACGAAGCAGTGGTTTCTACTGATTTTCAGGGTGATACTCATTCGAGTATTTTCGATGCAGGTGCTGGAATTGAGTTGAATTCCAACTTCTTTAAGGTGGTGGCTTGGTACGACAACGAGTGGGGTTACTCAAATCGGGTGCTTGATTTAATGTTGTCGATGTCAGCAAAAGAATAA